The Astyanax mexicanus isolate ESR-SI-001 chromosome 18, AstMex3_surface, whole genome shotgun sequence DNA window TCAAATATCAAAATAGGGtcaaatgttttgagaaccaaaagtataatccataaccaagaaatttaaatttgaatatttaatattgaatagcgagtttaatattctgttttttttagctttcagtatttatttaaatttttttgttcaCATTTAGCTTTGACCCTGTTTTTTACGGGTGGGTGGGGACTAGTCAGTCATTGGCTGCTGGAAATAAACCCCGCCCATTTTGTTCATTCCACTCTCTCTAGTCAGCAAAAGCCTGCGACTTCGCAGACCTATTCGCAGATCTATAGATCACAGGCGAGCTGCGCTGTCTTTCTTATTCTGTTTTGTCTGAAGATGGCTTGCTACTAGATATTGGAGcgttgctgtgagaatttgattgcattcagcttcAAGaacagcattagtgaggtcaggatgtccTGGATTGCTGTgtataaatagaaataataagaCTGGGTCGCTGTTTATTGGCATAATAAACTGTACAGACTGCGTTACTGCGGGACGGTAAACACTAAACGCAGGCAGTGTAAATGTTTGTGGTTCTGTTTGTAAACTCAGAGCCCCTTCCAGCACTTCCTCTCTGGAGGTATTAAAGAAACAGTTTAGCTAAAAATCAAAACTGcagagctaatgtagctaattaaCAATTAGCTACAGTAGTTTATACCCCACcagttagcactggagctaaGAGGGCAGTGGAAGCTTATGTACACcagttagcataatgctaactgcTGAAAGACTGTATGCAGGTGTTCAGTAATCACTAATAGAGTACATTATGTAATTTCTGACACTaactataaatatgaatatatgaatatagtaCAAAAATATTGTTCAAGCTTCAATTCTCAGGTCTGCACTGTCAGCACTTGAGAAATTGGATAAAGAATTTCATTTTTTTGAGGGCCAACATACTTTCTAAGTTATAAACAGGTGGACCTGTTTATAGGTGAGGAGAAAAAGGTAGAAACCCCCTGAtcttaaacatgaagtaaaagaAAAGAGGCATTTCAGCTTCAGGATGCTGCTCCTTGTTTTAATTGAATCCGGTTTCATATTAAGATTTTGTTTCTACTGTATCTGATTTGTACAGTatgtggtatttttttttctctggtttctgATTGCACTCTGTCTGTTTCCTGTGGTCTGCAGGTGTAGAATTTGGAGCGAGGATGATCACTATAGACGGTAAACAGATAAAGCTTCAGATCTGGGATACGGTGAGTGCTCTGAGAACCACAGCTCACACAGCTGCAGCATCTTCTGTCTCTACAGAtagagagtgtgtagagtgtgtgaacAATACAGCCTTTCCTACCAAATATAAATTATTCTCAAGTTtctcactctcacaaacactctctcttacacaaaCTCATTCTCatgcacactctcacactcacttttacactttatctccctcactctctctctctctcacactctcacactctctttcacacacactctctcacatttctctctcacactcacacatactccCTCACATTCTCTCTCACGCAAACTCTCTCATGcacactctcacattctctcacacaAACTTTCTCTCAAACTCACACATAAACTCTCTCACACTCGCGcacactctctcacattctctctcacacaaactctctcacactcgcacgctctctcacacaaactctctcacactcacacaaactctctcacactcgcacacactctcacattctctctcacacaaactctctcacactcacacgcacTCATATTCTCTcttacacaaactctctctcttacactcacacacacaccctcacattcTCTCTTACAcaaactctctttctctttcacactcactcactcttactCATTTTCACACAAACGCACTTCCTAACTTATTTACTCTCATTCATTTTCACACtcgcttttacacacacacaaacactctcataCTCAcctccacacactcactcactcaccactcatacactctctcacactatcTGCCACTCACACTTacccactctttctctcacacaaactcacacactcactgacttGATCTtatcaaaaaaaagaaacattacattagcaatacttttgtctatggtgtgtttgtgaatgtgaagaacAACATTTTTCATTAGTTTTGAAgagtttattaacaaaaatatagaatatatatatatttttgttagttcTATGATGTAAAtaactgaaatgaaaacactctctctctctctctttctctctatggaAAGAGAAAGTGTGATGTATTAAATATTGAAGAAGTAACAGAAGCGTGGCGGCGCGGCTGCAGGGTGGTAATTGTTGATGTCAGCAGCTGGACTGCCCTGTTAAGGGGAAGTGTAGAATAATAGAAACAGCAGTTACAGGATGGTCAAGAACCTCATGACCAAATCAGCAACATCAAATCAAAAACAGCATGGAAAActttcagtgtttctgtgttaACGCTCAACAGCATTTACCACCAAACCCTCTCTGTTTGAGATATCACATGTCATGATTAGTGCTGTTAACACACTAACACGCACACAATTAAACCTCGGCTTGTTAATGAAAAGTTTTAATGAATGTTTTGCTCTAGCTtccatatttttttactttatttacagagcctggtgatgtaaTAGAGATTTCCTTTAGCAATGTAAAACCAGCGTTACTACTGCTGAGTTCTTAaggtagattattattattatttacccttttaattatgttaaaatataacatttttcttTCACCCCCCCCatctcaaacatacacacataaagtAAAGCATAACTTTACCATGTTTGCTGCTCACCTACCTGTTTATTCCTGTGTTTATCTATTAAAGTTACGGTTAACCGTAGAAGTACTTATTAGAAGTAGCTATTTGAGAAGagcactgcatgcaactaaatgcAACTCCCCCTGGCATGCCGGTGCATTCATCAGCAGTATGTGTACAACGTATTACGctagtgattctgtatctactgtaactgtagactaatcctcatttttaaacaaaaataaaaggaatctgttgcactcattctgctgcaggtgAACCTGCGCTTAAAGAGAACATCACCTGGAAAACTAACTCGCCAAACTATCAGCATCCTACAAACTAATCATTGTGAAGTATAAGGAGATCCGCCCACATAAATGACAACAGGACTAAATGTACCTACCAATGACAGTGTAAAAAACACATCCCTGATGTGCACTCTGTTCTAGATTTTTAGCTCGGAAACGCCCTAAAacctatatataaaaataaataaataaataaacacactctcagactttGGAAGATTACCATAGTAAACTGTTAAATTGCAGGTGTGCCGGTCACATGACCACGTTTGCATGTGTCAATAGAGACGGGTAACGAAGGAGGGCCGAAACAGCAGGTGAAAGTTTCAGTTCGCTGAAGATCAGGATCAGTGCCAAAGAAAACAACACTAAAAGCTTCACCTGCTGTCTGCAGGCCTCCTTTAAACAGCCTGAATCTCACCCCAGTGTTAATGGCTGCACAGGGCTGacgtttattatagttcttaaAGGGCTGTTTGGGAGCACTTCAGGTCTTATGATGAGTAAAGAGTCAATAAGTTATCAATAAATTATCTGTAATTTatcacatttgtatttttttgttttgtttaataaagtCGTACACTCTGAGCTggagagcaggggtgtccaaagtcAGACCCAAggcctaaagcagcttgtggacATGTTAATTGGGCCTCAGAATAATTTTTAAGAATACATTAACCATACTAGTGACTTTcaagcacgttttttttttttttttttttgactttggCAGCAGTACacttaaattcagtttttaaataaattagattCAATTAGATTTTGTAGAGGttttctacattttatttatttttttgttaattttttttttttttttggatacaaagttaaattaatgataataataatattgaggGGGAAGTGCAgaataatagaaaaatagaaaatagaaaaaacagatacaaaatgGTCAAGATCCTTGTTACCAAATCAGCAtcataaatgcaaaaaaatccataataaaaaatcagcattttttttaacaaaggtcTTTTCATAATTATGTTTATAATATGCACAAGATCATACACTGCATATATCTGCATATACACTGCATATATATCTTGGACTTGTCTCTTCACTAAGTAAAcagataattatataaatatagacaaGAGTATATAAGCACattcatttgttaaaaaaaaaaggtaaaacgtgtataaatacatagataaatgtaaacaatatacatgaataatattaaacactgaaataGTTTCCAAACTGGATCATTATGAGCATTATGAGTCCATATTGTGTAAATAAGTCAAAACAGGTTGCCAgatatatttgacatttttgacaTGTCAGCTATGTTGGCAGATACTTATGTTATCGAAAATATTCTGCCACGACTCTGTGAACATACTAATAAAAAGTTCCTCTTCACATTTTAGCTTTAGTGCATCTAAGAGTTTTATATCAATTTAACTCAATGTTGGATATATAGTTCCAAGTGCATTCGCCTGCAGACTAATATTCAAAACCGTATCAATTAATGACAAAAATAAGGAAGGGAATTGAAAACAGTTTGTGGAAAATATCAGCATTTTTAAACTGTCAGCAGTTCTGACTGGAAAAGTTTTAATCTGGAATCGAGCATTTCACACCAAAACCTACTCTATTTAAGATCACCATATCATGATTAGTGCTGTTAACACATGCTGTTAAACTTTAATCTTTAACTtgttaattaatcattttaccaGGTTTTGCCCCGGCTACAAAAATTTACTCTATTTACAGAGCCTGATGATGTATTAGTGGTTTTAtgaaagctccactaggtaggattgagattttgtgctcgtgggctccccctacagttgtagagtgtaataaatgtttcaggctgattttagtttctctttctcgttttctggctttcacagacatattcggtctctttccagcttctgccagagtgtctgtatgttagtttgtaaagaatgaaccagtagtccttgtagaactgttagaactaaaggtcggaaagcaggtcgcagttctcgcgagcgttggtcgcggccgcctcggaaaacttacagagtctggtttgagctcagaggagctccggcacagagacgagagcaccgctattcctcctattacacctcaatgcagcgctgcagtgagtttcaagctgtaattttacttctttaaaaagatcaaaaatcaagaaaatcctacctagtgctgctttaagtgatGTAAACTCATCATTGCTGCTGatttcagaaggtagattactttttttatttgcgcTGAAATATGAATAAAATTTCATAACTAATTCTCTCAtaccccctctctctcacacacagtttATTCCACATTATATTTTAGATCCAAAGTTTTGAATAgtttattaagtatatttttacgAAGAAAACCACTTAgggattcttgttttttttttttgttggtctaACCCTGTTTGGACAACCCTGTCCTACATGAATtgagttttttagtttttgagtGCAGATTTTTTGAACTTGTGGAGCCGCATTCCAAACAGGATTAGCACGGCTGTGAAGACCAAGAGCAGCCAAACTCATTATTATTGGTACGAATTAGAGGTGGACAATATGACCCTACAAGTATTTTATGATTATGCTGCTGCAAcagaataaatattaaaaatgtaacagTAGAAACACGAGAAATCTgtaaactttttttctgtttttaacatagAACAGTTACAGAGATTctcattttatataaaataataatgtagcaaaaaaaaaagcaacataaaaataatgagtaaaatatacaatatcactcaaatacaataaaaaataacagtCCTTCGACAGTAATATACATTGTCAAATAGTTAAGTAACAACAGAATGTCTAATTATCAGTATTATTAGTTAATGTCTAACTAATGACTAAAAGGTATtaaaaatattactaaataaTAATGCCTGATAATAAATTAAGACATTAGTTAaggattttttaatgatttactaGTTTTGGATGATGAACAAtgaataattagttgagatattCTGTCGTAGGTAATGTAAATTAGCATACCTTATATTGTACATTATATACCAATAGCGTACATTATGTACCGATATTGTAATGTAACAAAACAAGTGTAGAATAGTAAGTACATGGTATAAtgtaaacaatagaaaaacaaatacaatacatttaaattataatgatatttttgtgtatgatgCAATATGGCATACCACTATAATTTGCACAGTGTTTCCATTATTTTGTCCTCTTTTTCTCAGTGCATTCCCTTGTTCCAGCTGTAAGGAGTGAGCTGTAGTGTCAGAATTAAAGTACCGACATTAGAGGGAGTGTTTTAGATGAGGTGCAGGTGATTATAGTGTTAGGACAGTCCTGTCCCTGTTCCTGTGTGTTTCTTTGCGCACTGTGTTGGGTgtggtttgagtttgagtttgctgTATTTCCTGATTTGACACACCCTGATCAGCTCATCAGATAATTACAGAGAACTGGAGATCACTATTAATTAGGCAAAACAGCAGGGAGGACTCTATACTGTATACTGCCCAGTACTTtagctttatgccactgctggaaTGATAACATAATAGCATTATATTAATGCAGATacatttattttatcatattttgcaGTAGTctagtggtcataatgttttgcttttCATCTGCTTGGTTTTTGACCAGAGCTGTACTGGTGTAGCCGTGTTGAGACAGGCGATGCTGTGGGATTTAAGCTATATTAAACACGCAGTCAGGCATTAAAGCTGCTGTGAGCTGAGCTGAGAGCGCTGTAGAGGCCACTGCAGTGAGGCGCGGCGGCCAGCAGGGGGAGCCAAAGCattacaatacatacaataactgggtttaacttattttaattacaattagttaAATCCTGATTAATTATTCATCTAAAATCGTTCTTTAATGACTCTTAGCATCAGGGAGTGCTTTATGATGCTAGATAGGAAACTTAaggttcttaaaaaaataaaaaataaataacaacccAACAGGTTTTAACATCACGGACaggtgtaggcctgtcacaatgacTACTTATGTCTGGATGATATGATATAAATTATAGTATTgctattttaaaaccattttatacAGCTGTGATGGTTATTATATAATGATAACTATATgatgtaatttaaaatattaatgcaTCATTTTATAGACCAATGAGTTTTCAAttgtaatatttgtatttaaacaatatcctaaaaaaaaacacaatttgtaaaatatatataaaaaatatatatatatacatatatatatatatatatatatatatatatatatataaattgaaacACTGctctttttaaacatagttgatATGTTTCTATTCAATGTTATGATTATGATGTATATGAttaattgataatgtaattaatgtgGCAGGCCTACTGAGGGGGCCCCTTAAACAATCAAATTTTGTCTAAAATTTtgtctaaagtgtgtgtgtgtgtgtgtgcgtgtgtgtgtgtttgtttctatgAGCGAGTAGGTGTGTAAGAGTAGGCATGTTTTGATACCtttgtgagttgtgtgtgtgtgtgtggtacttttaattctaaaaaataatacagtataagCTTAGGTTTTGGTGTAGTATAAATTAGCTACAGTTATGTGTATGGACAGTACTTATAAGAATAGCAAAACAAacgcgtgtgtttgtgtgtgtgtttgtgtgtgtgtgtgtgtgtgtgtgtgtgtgtgtgtgtgatgtaaggAGAGAAATCAGCATTTCTGGCCTTGCTGTAACCTTTCACTCGGGCAGATGGCAGGCATAAAAGTGCCATTCATCATTTATTCACAATGGGCTCCATTAACTCTAATGTTAACAGCTGCCCCCGGGGGGCGGGGTTATTGAATTCGAATGCGCCCCTGGCTCTACCCGCCTTCTGCCAGAGGGGGCCACTTGACCACACTGCTGCCGGGGAGGCCATTTTACGCCCTGACAAAGATGCTGTTGAATGGTGGCTGTTGAGACCTCGTCCGATTGGTCAGACACCTTTGCTGGGAAGAGGTGCATTGTGGGAAGGGGGACAGAGAGTGGGGCCTTGTGTTtgtgtcagtgtttgtgtgtgaatatgtTAAAAGGTGGATGATATAGATTGATAGATATACAGATGGAGGTAGACAGGAAGGCAGAGGGAGGGATAGAATGAATAGGTAGAAAGAGGGGAAGATGGATTGATGAACAGACATAGACTGGATAGATGGAAGACCAGGCACATGGAGGGATTaatagataaatggatgggtagataaatagacagatggATGCATAGATGGTTAATAGATGGacagatgaatggatagatagattttGCAAAAAGATGTATGGATAGGTGGATTGATCAACTGATGGATGGGTAGactgataaatggatggatggctggacagacagacagatagatagagtgaTAAATAATTGGATGGATCGATAGATGAAAAGGATAGAGGGAGAAATGGATGGACGGGTGGATGGAAAACTAATAGATGGGTGAACGCTTGATGGAGTGATGGGTGGATAGAGTGATGATCGGGTGGATGGATAGACtgatgaataaatggatggattggTGGATAAATTGAATGGATAGATTGGAGGATGGATAGACtgaagaatggatggatggacgggtGGATGGAAAACTGATGGATGGGTGGACACTtgatggagtgatggatggatagagtgATGATCGGGTGGATGGATAGACTGATGATTAAATGGATGGATAAATtgaatggatagatgggtggAAGGATAGACTTACGAATGGATGGAGTAATAATGGATTGAGTTATTAACTGGTGGATGGATAGACTGATGAATAAATGGGtgtttagatggatggatgagtggatgggtggactaaatggatggatggattgaataGATAGACGAGTGGACGGGTGCATGAGTAGACTGATTCAGTGGATCAGGATTGGCGGGGGTAGAACCAGGCATGGTGTAATGGAGTGGTATCGGCTGTTTTCCGTCGGGTCCAGTAATAATCCTGTGTTTTTACCGCTGTGTTTTAGTATAGCGCCCTCTGGTGTTGTGTATGACTGTGGTTCTCActgctgctgtgtttgtgctCCTCAGGCTGGCCAGGAGTCCTTCCGCTCCATCACCAGGTCTTACTACAGAGGAGCCGCGGGAGCCCTCCTCGTCTACGACATCACAAGGCAAGACCAACATCCTGTTCTAACACATGAGGACtcttaaagttactttatttacacATAAACCTGTTGAccaatttattagaaacgtcAACGCCAAGGTGGACATTACTCTGTAACTGTACACTGATCTACACAGGAAAGCTAGTTACTCTCCACCATGTTTCATATTattatgtgttttatgtttttattgtgtttttatttttattttgtttttatttaaacagaaGGGACACCTTTAACCATTTGACAACTTGGTTAGAAGATGCTCGTCAACATTCCAACTCCAATATGGTCATCATGCTCATCGGAAATAAAAGGTACTTCCTCTCCTCTCCTGATTTACACTTACATGCCAAAACGCATAAGGCAACAGTATGAAAACTGATGGTTAGTTCAGATATTCCCACACTTTCTATTTAACACAAATTAGGGTAAGAGGCTCTCGTCTCCTCCTACCGAGGTCTGAGAAAGTTGCTCCGCCTCTCGTCCGTTTTCTGACTTTCCACTGTGATTGGTTTTGTGTTaaactgaccaatggacactCAGGCAGTCTATAAGGACACGCCCATCATTTTAGAAACCTGTCTATCTTAATTAGAGAGAGTCGTGTATAAATAGTTTacagctgctggagtttctgcaCTGCTTTTGGAAAGCAGCAGTGGAGCCAAAAGGCGTTTGATTGATTCGCGGGATGaacaaaatacacacaaattaAAGGATCCAAAATTACAGAATTATTATTGTGAtcaattatttttaaacaattagcactgctaatataaatatataaatacattttctcaaTCTAACATAAATGcagttatttacatttaaataccccaCTATTAAAATAATCGTTTTTAATCACTTGGCAACACTAGTATTGATAAAACTCTGCCCCTTTTGgaaatattttgattttttttttttttttatgatattttgatAATATTTTGTCATAATCATAAAAATCAAGgccttaaatatatttttaccagCAAATACTactgttatttatgttatttatgattgtgtgtgtgtgtagtgatttgGAGTCACGGAGAGAGGTGAAGAAGGAGGAGGGCGAGGCTTTTGCCAGGGAACACGGCCTTATCTTCATGGAGACTTCAGCTAAGACCGCGTCCAACGTAGAAGAGGTACAGCCCGCCCCACATGGCTCAGGGGTCTGAAGTGTTTGTGTGGTGATTTGTGGTTGatttgcaaacacacacacacactctcacacactgtggTGTATGGAGACTGTACTCAGGGGAAGCTGCAGTAAGTGTGGGGAAAACAGCCTCATTGTGCGCAGTGGGAGGCGGCCGACGCCGAGCCGGGGGAGAGAGACGGCTTTAAAAGCAG harbors:
- the rab2a gene encoding ras-related protein Rab-2A; this encodes MAYAYLFKYIIIGDTGVGKSCLLLQFTDKRFQPVHDLTIGVEFGARMITIDGKQIKLQIWDTAGQESFRSITRSYYRGAAGALLVYDITRRDTFNHLTTWLEDARQHSNSNMVIMLIGNKSDLESRREVKKEEGEAFAREHGLIFMETSAKTASNVEEAFINTAKEIYEKIQEGVFDINNEANGIKIGPQHAATNSSLAGGQGGQQAGGGCC